A single region of the Chryseobacterium sp. 6424 genome encodes:
- a CDS encoding aspartate kinase: MKIFKFGGASVKDAEGVKNVTKVLASQGFERCLLVVSAMGKTTNALEKVVEDYFKKADYQAEIAKVKQYHLEISNGLFEENHPVFEDVSLFFDDIDAFLRRNRSPNYNFVYDQVVSSGELISSKILSEYLNLKQFTNTWLDARDYLKTDSTYREGVIDWVQTQRNISLLDASRCYVTQGFIASEGDNFTVTLGREGSDYSAAVFAYGLDAEAMTIWKDVPGVMTGDPRKFEDVSLLSHISYEEAIEMAYYGASVIHPKTLQPLQQKNIPFYVKSFLEPEKPGTKVGNTEENRFEESYILKENQHLLRIATRDFSFIAEEHLSQIFAQLAKLRIKISLMQNSAISLALCLEDKYGAIDEMLQALQQDFSTEIIRDVSLFTVRNADMNDLDRFYVNKNILLEQIAKRTVQIVTN, encoded by the coding sequence ATGAAAATTTTTAAATTTGGAGGTGCCTCGGTAAAAGATGCTGAAGGTGTGAAGAATGTGACAAAAGTGCTGGCTTCCCAGGGGTTCGAGCGTTGTCTGCTGGTGGTATCCGCAATGGGTAAAACCACCAATGCGTTGGAGAAAGTAGTAGAAGATTATTTTAAAAAAGCCGATTATCAGGCAGAAATTGCCAAAGTCAAACAGTATCACCTCGAGATTTCCAATGGTTTGTTTGAGGAAAACCACCCTGTTTTTGAGGATGTTTCGCTATTTTTTGATGATATAGATGCTTTCTTGCGCCGCAACCGTTCTCCGAATTATAATTTCGTGTACGACCAGGTGGTAAGCAGCGGAGAGCTGATTTCATCAAAAATCCTGAGCGAATACCTGAATTTAAAGCAGTTTACCAATACCTGGCTGGATGCGCGTGACTATCTGAAAACCGATTCTACCTACCGTGAGGGTGTGATCGACTGGGTGCAAACACAGCGCAATATTTCGCTTCTTGATGCCTCCAGATGTTACGTTACGCAAGGTTTCATCGCTTCCGAGGGAGATAATTTTACCGTTACGCTCGGGCGCGAAGGTTCCGATTATTCAGCGGCGGTCTTTGCTTACGGCCTGGATGCGGAAGCCATGACGATCTGGAAGGATGTGCCTGGCGTGATGACCGGCGATCCACGCAAATTTGAGGATGTTTCGCTTTTATCACATATTTCATACGAAGAAGCCATTGAAATGGCGTATTACGGCGCATCTGTCATTCACCCAAAAACCCTACAGCCACTACAGCAAAAGAATATTCCGTTCTATGTGAAATCTTTCTTAGAACCAGAAAAGCCCGGGACAAAAGTAGGAAACACCGAGGAAAACCGTTTCGAGGAATCTTATATTCTAAAAGAAAACCAGCACTTGCTGCGTATCGCTACACGCGATTTCTCTTTTATTGCTGAGGAGCATTTAAGTCAGATTTTCGCGCAGCTTGCAAAACTTAGGATAAAGATCTCACTGATGCAGAATTCTGCCATTTCCCTGGCGCTTTGCTTGGAGGATAAATACGGTGCGATTGATGAGATGTTGCAGGCGCTACAGCAGGATTTCAGTACCGAAATCATCAGGGATGTCTCGCTTTTCACAGTGCGGAACGCTGATATGAATGACCTCGACCGCTTTTACGTAAATAAAAACATCCTGCTCGAACAAATCGCAAAACGTACCGTTCAGATAGTAACCAACTAA
- a CDS encoding Tex family protein: MNQNSYIQKYIQLTQFQIDATLKLLSEDCTIPFISRYRKDATGNLDEVQIEQIARLSSQYNVILKRKEHILNTIEEQNALSAELKQRIETSFDLQELEDLYLPFKKRKKTKADSAREKGLEPLAKIIMSQKPTDVVAVATKYLSDTVSTEEDVLQGARDIIAEWINENIYIRKNLRRLFQRKAVISSKVMKTKKDEEAAQKFVQYFNWEENLSRIPSHRLLAMLRAETEGFVKTNIGIDKEEALTVIENTVIKSHSGTAEQISLAIKDCYKRLLEPAIANETLQEAKIKADAKAIDIFSENLKQLLLAPPLGQKRILAIDPGYRSGCKVVCLDEKGDLLHNETIYPHAPQNETGMAMKKIRSMVNAYQIEAISIGNGTASRETEFFIKKIAFERPLQVYVVSEAGASVYSASKIAREEFPEFDVTVRGAVSIGRRLADPLAELVKIEPKSIGVGQYQHDVDQTLLKNELDATVMKCVNSVGINLNTASKSLLSYVSGIGEKMAENIVNYRTANGPFKDRKQLKKVPRLGEKVFQQAAAFVRIVNGDNPLDNSAVHPEAYPLIERMAKDLGMRTTALVGNKEKIRQIQPEVYANETIGVLGIRDILKELEKPGLDPRKSARIFEFDASVKSLKDVKPGMILPGIVNNITAFGCFVDLGIKESGLVHISQMKEGFVSDVNEVVKLHQHVSVKVTEVDEARKRIQLTMIL; this comes from the coding sequence ATGAATCAGAACTCCTATATCCAAAAATACATTCAACTAACTCAATTTCAAATAGATGCAACATTAAAACTATTATCAGAAGACTGTACGATCCCTTTTATTTCGCGCTATCGTAAAGACGCCACCGGAAATCTTGACGAAGTACAGATTGAGCAGATTGCGCGGCTTAGTTCCCAATACAATGTCATCTTAAAGAGAAAAGAGCATATTCTAAATACCATTGAAGAACAAAACGCGCTTTCTGCCGAACTGAAACAAAGAATTGAGACAAGTTTTGATCTTCAGGAACTCGAAGATCTTTATTTACCCTTCAAGAAACGAAAAAAAACGAAAGCCGACAGTGCCCGGGAAAAAGGACTTGAACCTTTGGCCAAAATCATCATGAGCCAAAAACCCACAGACGTGGTAGCAGTGGCTACGAAATACCTCAGCGATACAGTTTCCACAGAAGAAGATGTACTGCAGGGCGCAAGGGATATTATCGCTGAATGGATCAATGAAAACATCTACATCCGGAAAAACCTGCGCCGCCTTTTTCAGCGCAAAGCCGTCATTAGTTCAAAAGTGATGAAAACCAAAAAGGACGAAGAGGCGGCCCAGAAATTCGTACAGTATTTCAATTGGGAAGAAAACCTCAGCCGCATCCCATCACACAGGCTTTTGGCGATGCTCCGTGCGGAGACCGAAGGCTTTGTGAAAACCAACATCGGCATTGATAAGGAAGAAGCGCTGACTGTGATTGAAAATACTGTAATCAAAAGCCACAGCGGCACTGCCGAACAAATTTCACTGGCCATTAAAGACTGTTATAAAAGACTGCTAGAGCCCGCGATTGCCAATGAAACCCTACAGGAAGCAAAAATAAAAGCTGATGCCAAAGCCATCGATATCTTCTCTGAAAACCTAAAGCAACTCCTGCTTGCACCACCTTTGGGACAAAAGAGAATCCTGGCTATCGATCCCGGGTATCGTAGCGGCTGTAAAGTGGTGTGCCTTGATGAAAAAGGCGACCTGCTGCACAATGAAACCATTTATCCCCACGCACCGCAAAACGAAACTGGCATGGCGATGAAAAAAATCCGTTCGATGGTGAATGCGTACCAGATTGAAGCCATCTCCATCGGAAATGGCACCGCCAGCCGCGAGACCGAATTTTTCATCAAGAAAATCGCATTCGAGCGACCGCTACAGGTTTATGTGGTATCAGAGGCGGGCGCTTCGGTATATTCGGCAAGTAAGATTGCCCGTGAAGAATTCCCCGAATTTGACGTTACTGTTCGCGGCGCGGTTTCTATAGGTCGCAGACTCGCTGATCCGCTGGCGGAACTGGTGAAGATTGAGCCAAAATCCATCGGTGTTGGGCAATATCAGCACGATGTAGATCAAACTTTACTTAAAAACGAACTGGATGCTACCGTTATGAAATGTGTGAATTCTGTAGGTATCAACCTGAATACTGCCAGCAAATCATTACTCAGCTATGTTTCGGGAATTGGTGAGAAAATGGCCGAAAACATCGTGAATTACCGTACAGCAAACGGACCTTTTAAAGACCGGAAACAACTTAAGAAAGTACCGAGGTTGGGCGAAAAAGTCTTTCAGCAGGCGGCAGCGTTTGTAAGAATTGTCAATGGTGACAACCCGCTCGATAATTCTGCTGTTCACCCGGAAGCGTACCCACTGATAGAGCGAATGGCCAAAGATCTCGGTATGAGAACCACAGCACTTGTCGGCAATAAAGAAAAAATCAGGCAGATACAGCCAGAGGTGTACGCAAATGAAACAATAGGCGTCCTTGGCATCAGGGACATCCTTAAAGAACTTGAAAAGCCTGGTTTAGACCCCAGAAAATCGGCGCGGATATTCGAGTTCGATGCTTCCGTTAAAAGCCTGAAGGATGTAAAACCCGGAATGATTCTTCCCGGAATCGTGAACAACATCACCGCTTTCGGCTGTTTTGTGGATTTAGGGATCAAAGAAAGTGGCCTCGTGCATATTTCGCAAATGAAAGAAGGCTTCGTATCAGACGTAAATGAAGTCGTAAAACTACATCAGCACGTAAGCGTGAAAGTAACCGAGGTGGACGAAGCCAGAAAGAGAATTCAACTGACGATGATATTATAG
- a CDS encoding lysophospholipid acyltransferase family protein — translation MSLITKEDLIKVSGLGKLGLLKSPVAAAIMRLTKITEVNKLYDLLKDKQGKAFFDGFVRERGLKYIVFEEDLAKIPKTGAFILVSNHPLGAIDGILMTKILTEIRPDFKVMGNFLLEKIKPMEPFVISVNPFESRKEIRNSMTGMRETLKHLQNGGCVGIFPAGEVSNKNNAFGEIRDRAWEKPALKLIKHARVPVVPMYFHAKNSRLFYRAAKLHPELQTLLLPTEMMHKREKPIRIRIGKPVSVKVLEDHDSVEEMGEFLQKKIYMLKSYYEKRKSIAEHLKLPNLKLNFPILKAGNVVQNIIDETPPENLIEEISQLRKQEKMLFRNANYEVYFCTYQEIPSIMREIGRQRELTFRQIGEGSNLPFDLDHYDEHYHHLFLWDAGPQKLVGAYRMALGQEVMKKHGIEGFYTSSLFEFDPELRPFFRKVIEMGRAYISADYQQKPLPLFLLWRGIVHVCLRNPEHKFLMGGVSISDKFSEFSKSLMIEFMRSNYYDSAVAQYIHPKKEFKVKLKDRDKHLFFEEVEADLNKLDKIIDDLEPEMRLPVLIKKYIKQNAKVVSFNVDPSFNDAIDGLMYIRISDLPESTIKPVLEEMSEQMRNEENNCPENQ, via the coding sequence ATGAGTCTTATTACAAAAGAGGATCTGATAAAAGTTTCCGGACTGGGCAAACTCGGTTTGCTGAAAAGTCCAGTGGCTGCCGCCATCATGCGACTCACAAAAATCACGGAAGTGAATAAACTTTACGACCTGCTGAAAGATAAGCAGGGCAAAGCGTTTTTCGATGGTTTTGTGCGCGAACGTGGCCTTAAATACATTGTTTTTGAAGAAGATCTTGCCAAAATACCTAAAACAGGCGCGTTTATTTTAGTGTCAAACCATCCGTTAGGCGCAATTGACGGCATTCTGATGACCAAAATCCTTACAGAAATCCGTCCGGATTTTAAAGTGATGGGAAATTTCCTTTTAGAGAAGATCAAGCCGATGGAACCTTTCGTGATTTCGGTAAACCCATTTGAAAGCCGAAAAGAAATCCGAAACAGCATGACGGGTATGCGCGAAACCTTGAAGCATCTGCAGAATGGTGGGTGCGTCGGTATCTTTCCTGCAGGTGAAGTGTCGAACAAGAACAATGCTTTCGGCGAAATCCGCGACCGTGCGTGGGAAAAACCAGCCTTAAAACTCATAAAACACGCAAGAGTTCCGGTGGTGCCGATGTACTTCCATGCCAAAAACAGCCGTCTGTTCTACCGTGCGGCCAAACTTCATCCCGAGTTGCAGACTTTATTGCTCCCAACCGAGATGATGCACAAAAGAGAGAAGCCCATCCGTATCCGCATCGGGAAACCCGTTTCCGTAAAAGTATTGGAGGATCATGATTCTGTAGAGGAGATGGGAGAATTTCTGCAGAAAAAAATCTACATGCTGAAATCTTACTATGAAAAAAGAAAATCTATCGCCGAACACCTGAAACTCCCCAATCTGAAGCTGAACTTTCCGATACTGAAGGCTGGGAATGTGGTGCAGAATATTATTGATGAAACGCCGCCCGAAAATCTGATCGAAGAGATCAGTCAACTGCGCAAACAGGAAAAAATGCTTTTCCGCAACGCAAATTATGAGGTTTACTTCTGTACTTATCAGGAAATACCATCCATCATGCGTGAAATTGGGCGCCAGCGCGAACTTACTTTCCGCCAGATTGGTGAAGGAAGCAATTTGCCTTTCGACCTGGATCATTATGATGAGCATTATCACCACCTTTTCCTTTGGGACGCAGGCCCGCAGAAGCTGGTGGGTGCCTACCGTATGGCGCTGGGGCAAGAGGTGATGAAGAAGCATGGTATTGAAGGTTTTTATACCAGTTCTTTATTTGAATTTGACCCCGAACTGCGGCCTTTCTTCCGCAAAGTCATCGAAATGGGGCGTGCGTATATTTCCGCTGATTATCAGCAAAAGCCGTTACCGCTATTTCTTCTGTGGCGCGGGATCGTACATGTATGCCTCAGAAATCCGGAACACAAATTCCTGATGGGTGGCGTGAGCATCTCGGATAAATTTTCGGAATTTTCAAAATCCCTGATGATTGAGTTCATGCGGTCGAACTATTACGATTCTGCCGTCGCACAGTATATTCATCCTAAAAAAGAATTTAAAGTAAAACTGAAAGACCGCGATAAACATCTCTTCTTTGAGGAAGTTGAGGCGGACCTTAATAAACTCGACAAGATCATTGATGATCTGGAGCCCGAAATGCGCTTGCCTGTTCTGATTAAGAAATACATCAAACAGAATGCGAAAGTGGTTTCATTTAACGTAGATCCCAGTTTTAATGATGCCATTGACGGGTTGATGTACATCCGCATCAGCGATCTTCCGGAGAGTACCATTAAGCCGGTACTTGAGGAAATGAGCGAGCAGATGCGCAATGAAGAAAATAATTGTCCTGAAAATCAGTAA
- the fbp gene encoding class 1 fructose-bisphosphatase codes for MAEQNFQTLGEFIIDKQEDFQYSTGELSRLLSAIRLASKVVNREVNKAGIANIIGKAGNENIQGEEQQKLDVLANEIFIEALSQREVVCGIASEENDDFIEIHASCNAHLSKYVVLIDPLDGSSNIDVNVSVGTIFSIYRRVTEPGTPVALEDFLQKGINQIAAGYVVYGSSTMIVYTTGNGVNGFTLDPSLGTYYLSHPSMKFPENGKIYSINEGNYSKFPQGVKNYIKYCQLEEGDRPYTSRYIGSLVSDFHRNMIKGGIYIYPSTAQSPHGKLRLLYECNPMAFLAEQAGGKCTDGYRRILEIEPTELHQRVPFFCGSRKMVEKAEEFMQQQK; via the coding sequence ATGGCGGAACAAAATTTTCAGACACTCGGGGAATTTATCATTGATAAACAAGAGGACTTCCAATACTCTACAGGGGAATTATCACGCTTGCTAAGCGCTATACGGCTCGCCTCGAAGGTCGTGAACCGCGAGGTGAACAAGGCCGGGATTGCCAACATCATCGGAAAAGCGGGAAACGAAAACATACAGGGCGAAGAACAGCAGAAACTGGATGTGCTGGCCAATGAAATCTTTATTGAAGCCCTCTCGCAGCGCGAAGTGGTATGCGGGATCGCCTCTGAAGAAAATGATGATTTTATCGAAATACACGCTTCCTGCAATGCGCACCTCAGCAAATACGTGGTACTGATTGATCCGCTCGACGGTTCTTCAAACATTGATGTCAACGTGTCTGTAGGGACTATTTTTTCTATCTACCGCCGCGTCACTGAACCCGGAACGCCCGTAGCGCTCGAAGATTTCCTGCAGAAAGGCATCAACCAAATCGCGGCGGGATACGTGGTCTACGGCTCATCTACCATGATTGTCTACACAACAGGCAACGGCGTGAATGGTTTCACGTTAGACCCAAGTTTGGGAACATACTATCTCTCGCATCCATCCATGAAATTCCCGGAGAATGGCAAAATTTACTCAATCAATGAAGGTAATTACAGCAAATTTCCGCAAGGCGTAAAGAATTACATCAAATACTGCCAGCTTGAAGAAGGCGACCGCCCTTATACTTCGCGATATATCGGCAGCTTGGTATCGGATTTCCACAGAAACATGATCAAAGGGGGCATTTACATTTATCCCTCTACCGCACAATCCCCGCATGGTAAACTCCGGTTGTTGTATGAATGCAATCCGATGGCATTTTTGGCAGAACAGGCCGGCGGAAAATGTACCGATGGTTACCGCAGAATCCTTGAAATTGAACCTACCGAACTTCACCAGCGCGTACCATTCTTCTGCGGAAGCCGAAAAATGGTAGAAAAAGCAGAGGAGTTCATGCAGCAGCAAAAATAA
- a CDS encoding amidohydrolase family protein, with protein sequence MRKFIYKTSAIIFLLPTAIAAQRPAPAPAQTVPVAITGATLHTARGSVLPNTSIIFSQGKITGINAPVPSNAKVIDASGKHVYPGFILVNNSLGLVEISATKATVDLVESNDFVPEIRTLIAFNTDSHVIPTVRTNGVLLAQPVLGDGILKGTSSVMNLDGWNWQDAVVATDNVLHLAWPEYRKSADEKRNKELKENRDATLTELKALFARAKTYQPNSGVKDYKLEAIAPVLNGNKILFAQVAGANEALEVIKFANDYSIRKTVLLGDASLDSVLEEIKRSGFPLIITNPHSLPTNESMSPRLPYEFAKKVADKGILHGLDYSARKDFSDSRNLPFLAGTTAAYGLDKEKALQSITLNLAKILGIDKDYGSLEVGKSATLFISDGDALDQLTNNVTEAFIDGRQIDLNNQQKELYKRFKEKYSTSQ encoded by the coding sequence ATGAGAAAATTTATCTATAAAACATCCGCAATTATATTTTTGCTGCCAACTGCCATAGCAGCCCAGCGCCCCGCCCCTGCACCGGCACAGACGGTGCCTGTCGCCATAACAGGCGCTACATTACATACCGCCAGGGGCAGCGTTTTACCAAACACTTCCATCATCTTCAGCCAGGGGAAAATAACCGGTATTAACGCCCCAGTTCCCTCAAACGCAAAAGTCATCGATGCGAGCGGAAAGCACGTCTATCCAGGTTTCATTTTAGTAAATAATTCATTAGGACTTGTCGAAATTTCTGCTACCAAAGCCACGGTAGATCTGGTAGAATCAAACGATTTCGTACCAGAAATACGCACACTGATCGCTTTTAATACCGACAGCCACGTCATCCCTACTGTGCGCACCAACGGTGTATTGCTTGCCCAGCCAGTATTGGGGGATGGGATTTTGAAAGGCACTTCATCTGTGATGAATCTTGATGGGTGGAACTGGCAGGACGCAGTGGTGGCCACCGACAATGTACTGCACCTTGCATGGCCAGAATACCGCAAATCAGCCGATGAAAAAAGAAACAAAGAGTTAAAAGAAAATCGCGACGCTACTTTAACGGAACTTAAAGCCCTATTTGCCCGGGCAAAAACCTATCAACCAAACAGCGGCGTAAAAGATTATAAACTTGAAGCTATCGCACCAGTGCTGAACGGTAACAAAATCTTGTTTGCGCAGGTAGCAGGCGCCAATGAAGCACTGGAAGTCATCAAATTTGCCAATGATTACAGCATCAGGAAAACCGTGCTGTTGGGCGATGCCAGCCTGGACAGTGTGCTGGAGGAGATCAAACGCAGTGGCTTCCCACTCATCATTACCAACCCACATTCGCTGCCCACAAACGAATCGATGTCGCCAAGACTTCCATATGAATTTGCAAAAAAAGTAGCTGACAAAGGCATTCTTCATGGCTTGGATTATAGCGCACGGAAGGATTTCTCGGATTCCCGGAATTTACCTTTTCTGGCAGGTACTACCGCCGCTTACGGATTAGATAAGGAGAAAGCCCTGCAAAGCATTACGCTGAATCTTGCAAAAATACTGGGTATCGATAAAGATTATGGCAGCCTGGAAGTGGGCAAAAGCGCTACACTATTTATTTCTGATGGCGACGCGCTCGATCAACTTACCAACAATGTTACTGAAGCTTTCATTGATGGCCGGCAAATCGACCTTAACAATCAACAGAAAGAACTTTACAAAAGGTTTAAGGAGAAATATTCCACCTCCCAATAA